TCAAAAGCCACTTGTACTATGAGGAGAAAGATCAGGTACCCGAAGCTCTGAAGGCTTTGAAATCTTTACCAGGTAGTAAGATAGTATTCTACAAAAACGGAGTATCACAGGGCGAAGCTTTCTTCGATATTAATGCCGGAGCCTACTTTCCTACCGTGTCAATACACAAAAGTGCTACCGTCTCCGTCAACTTTGGGCCAAACTTCAAGAACTCACCTACCGACGTATCGTTCAGAGGGGTAAGCAACGCAGTTCTAAATTCACCGTTTTTTGCTAGCTTAACTTACTTTCAATTTGTTCGATTGCAGATGAACGACAAGGCGGAGGAAGCCATCGCCGAACAATCAATGGCAGACATGCTTTACCTTGCCGAAAACGAGGGGAAGTTACGACTGGATACCTTCTCAATGTGACATTAATggtatctttttatttttcccagtCTCGTTGCGTTACTTTATTGAGCATTGACCGCGTCGTGTTAAGACGAAAATGCTACCGTTACTACGTTACGAATTGTGTTATATGAATCCAAATGCGACGAAGTATCTGTCCAGTTTGAGGATTATTATAACAGGGTCGAAAAGACATTATTGATCACCGTTATTCAACAAGATTTGCGATAATATTGACCATTGAAAAAGGCGATAAGTGAAACTCAGGCGattgttttaaataaaaaaaaagcatgcATTTCAATAGCGTTTCTTTACTCAAGTCACCAATTAGACGTGGTTGACTTCAAACGAGATTGAAACTTGCAACGTGATCGTAACTAaacattgggaaaaaaatcactattttctcgtttctacaatgactttgaaggaacgaagatttcaaaatatgacttatgttttgatttattacgatatattgaattttaaataattcgaaaatcgcgaaataacAGTTTTTCCTCAAcagttacgataacgttactaacttcaacatggCAATTGCAACCTAAAGAAGGTGAATATCGTTTGGATTAGAAAGAATCCTAGCGTTTAATAATCActcaatatttacaaattagaTTTAGAATCTGCGATTTATTTCCCAAAACCTCCGCGACAGGCGGGGCTGGGCTCGACTAGTTTCGAGCTCTCTTGCCATTGTTCCGGAGTCTTTGCCTACgaaagaaacaataattagTTCAAATTTTGGCGCGTTCATCTGTTCCCCTTTATTTCTATGCGGTTGCCATGCGAGGACAAAGACGCGCCCTGATTGGACGAGGCTAGTAAAAGAAGAGAGGCCGCGACAAATGACGATCGTCAATCGCGTTGCGTTCTCGCGTTTGTATTTCGGCAGTGTGAAAAGTGGATTTATAGCATTTTAAACGACGAAAAAATCCTCACCACGATGGACAGTGCGTGGACAGAAGTCTGAAGTTCGTTCCGAAGTAATTCGTTGACCATTCGATGCCGCTGCAAGGCAaataacatgaaaaaattaacagttCGTTTCGTGTCGCCGGGTAAGCGACGTGAATTTGTCTGTAGTTGAAAATCTacttttcgttgaaaatttctttcgataaccgtcattttcttattttcaacaaGATAGTTACGTTGTAAAATATCTTTCATAGacagtttatgaaatttttcaaactgaaagAAGAATCAAAACCGTTCGAAAAATCGACCTTCGATTGTTCGTGCAGTTTTTCCATCCCTCCGTTAGTGTCAAACTTCACTCatcacgtacatacatacgcacCTTGATCAGAGGCTGGCCTGCGAACTTTTCGGAGACAACAACGACTTTGAAGTGCGTTTCAGATCCCTTGGGTACGTTATGCATATAAGATTCATTAATcacttgaataaaattcgGTTTCAATCCATCCTCGAGTTTCGCCCTTATCGACGATTCTACAGGTTTGTTATTATCAACGTTTGCTTTACCGACGAGACTGCTCATTTTTCCCCTGAGATGTCCGGAGGCGCATAAATAACCTGAAAATTTTACCGTATCGTTTAATATGAACATacaaaagcaaaaaacaaaatataaaaatcagcAACCAGTTAAAAAGGATGACAATCTCTACAACGACTACTTACTCTCTTTCTCgatcgaaaatattattaattgtttGAACATCGGTTGTTAATTACTATTTATTGCCGCAAGttccaaattatttatacgtcTAAACAATTTTCCCAATATCACGTGGAAGCGTCAGACATCGATCGGTGACCACTTTCGATAAGAAATTACCTTTCACGATATTATCACGCAGCGATAGGTTTGATTAACCTCTCCAGGCGATGGTTGacaatcaaaaattatatccCATCGAGGATTCGAGGGTTCCAAGTATCCTCGAGCCGTTGACGATGGCGCCAAATACAAAACCAGTAGCTAACGTCGCCTAGCGGCGTATTGGCGAACTATTCTTTACACACATCGGGTGTAATAATGTCCCAAGTTTTGCTAGGGAGGCTGATTATTATAGATATTGAATATATTTGTGGGTACAAAGGTACACGAGTTGCATAGAGCAAGGCGTTCAGCTATGTTGAAAATGTTAGCCGGTATTAATT
This portion of the Diprion similis isolate iyDipSimi1 chromosome 7, iyDipSimi1.1, whole genome shotgun sequence genome encodes:
- the LOC124408000 gene encoding DNA-binding transcriptional regulator BolA isoform X3: MSSLVGKANVDNNKPVESSIRAKLEDGLKPNFIQVINESYMHNVPKGSETHFKVVVVSEKFAGQPLIKRHRMVNELLRNELQTSVHALSIVAKTPEQWQESSKLVEPSPACRGGFGK
- the LOC124408000 gene encoding DNA-binding transcriptional regulator BolA isoform X2; protein product: MFKQLIIFSIEKESYLCASGHLRGKMSSLVGKANVDNNKPVESSIRAKLEDGLKPNFIQVINESYMHNVPKGSETHFKVVVVSEKFAGQPLIKAKTPEQWQESSKLVEPSPACRGGFGK
- the LOC124408000 gene encoding DNA-binding transcriptional regulator BolA isoform X1; protein product: MFKQLIIFSIEKESYLCASGHLRGKMSSLVGKANVDNNKPVESSIRAKLEDGLKPNFIQVINESYMHNVPKGSETHFKVVVVSEKFAGQPLIKRHRMVNELLRNELQTSVHALSIVAKTPEQWQESSKLVEPSPACRGGFGK